A DNA window from Luteolibacter luteus contains the following coding sequences:
- the nagB gene encoding glucosamine-6-phosphate deaminase, whose protein sequence is MTESIPVRIFPDRTEASRTLALELAALIRTINESGRPAVLGLATGRTPLPFYGELIRLHREGQLSFAKVITFNLDEYLGLPGNHPESYRAFMRRELFDHVDIPAENLNIPDGMVPPEALEAHCAAYEELIRAAGGIDFQLLGIGRTGHIGFNEPGSPRGSRTRKVELDPITRQDAAPAFGGLENVPEYAISMGCGTILEARRIALLAWGAAKADIVKEALTGPVTDQVSASFLQEHQDATFYLDAEAGSKL, encoded by the coding sequence ATGACTGAGTCCATCCCGGTGCGAATTTTCCCGGATCGAACCGAAGCCAGCCGCACGCTGGCTCTGGAACTCGCGGCTCTAATCCGCACCATCAATGAGTCCGGACGCCCTGCCGTGCTCGGTCTCGCCACCGGTCGCACCCCCCTGCCCTTCTACGGGGAGCTCATCCGCCTGCACCGCGAAGGCCAGCTCAGCTTCGCGAAGGTCATCACCTTCAATCTCGACGAGTATCTGGGCCTCCCTGGAAATCATCCGGAGAGCTACCGCGCCTTCATGCGCAGGGAGTTGTTCGATCACGTGGACATCCCCGCGGAAAACCTGAACATCCCCGATGGAATGGTGCCGCCGGAGGCTCTGGAGGCCCACTGCGCCGCCTATGAGGAATTGATCCGCGCCGCCGGAGGCATCGACTTCCAGCTTCTCGGGATCGGCCGCACCGGCCACATCGGCTTCAATGAACCCGGTTCACCGCGGGGCAGCCGCACCCGGAAGGTCGAGCTGGATCCGATCACCCGTCAGGACGCCGCCCCTGCCTTTGGCGGGCTGGAGAATGTCCCGGAATACGCGATCTCCATGGGCTGCGGCACCATTCTCGAAGCCCGGCGGATCGCCCTGCTCGCTTGGGGCGCGGCAAAGGCGGACATCGTAAAGGAGGCCCTCACCGGCCCCGTGACCGACCAAGTCAGCGCATCTTTCCTTCAAGAACATCAGGACGCCACCTTCTATCTCGACGCCGAAGCCGGCTCGAAGCTCTGA